In the Manis javanica isolate MJ-LG chromosome 12, MJ_LKY, whole genome shotgun sequence genome, ctgcgactgtgcctgtcttaggttgttcctcccttgaggaatcttacctgtctctggctaaccagtcatcttccggggccatacagggaaatgtaaagttggtaagtgagagagaagccatattgtttgcaaaggttagctttttatttctttgcagatttatgccctgtggcttctatgcccagcacttgtctcgaggtatctttaccacctggaggaattatgatactcggtaaattcgatatgaggcacgaattctatttgagggttgtaattaggaagaaagaagaaaagctacagaggtagcatatggaaggaaacatgggaggattgattatttctttgacatatcttcttgtatagtaccttaagtatgtataggttttaaactactaactaatttgcacacacatattaacataataggaatacggtgacataaacaaagcaaatctataattaccatccatctccagtgaagccaagaaaaccatttcggcaccctaggcatttgtgaaaatttgtctatgataagatggatattgtccaactgtacttgaacagtctgagagaaatcagacaaattaaagcagcccatttctgggatctgttcacatcccatatgttcttttaaccatagatagtctatagtcatgagattttggagtgctacaacttgcacccctcccaactcctggttgagttccagcagtacagatccggtcaaattcgttgtctcactgtatgcacatgccagccaagacatctccctcctcattcctatggcaagtccaggagatagtgggctggatgcagccacaaccgcagcatcgtccagatccctgtggaggctttttgatgatcatcccccggcacaagtcctccagagagtgctgatgctggaagctcctcctcatatcgtatcttagttcattttctgggtatccaagctaggccttgatcttctgcatagaaacaaacagaccctttgcccacactttgacatgccctctataccactgtgcagaactcactggaggtcagcacacagtaactgctttttttttttttttattaagagaaaggaatattatcagaaaagagtacctccatagctgatcatctgacaccctttaagtgatcaacattaaggatatttaaagcatgcgttgatctttgatttaccactagttttatcctatcaaggagtaatcccccttttctttctttctttctttctttttttttttttttaaatttttaatctatactttcATGAAGAATATGCTCTaacctatatcaggtcccccctaacaaccacattacggttactgtccatcagcttagcaaaatgttgtagagtcactacttgtcctctctgtgttgtgcagcccaccctcccctttctccctcctccccatgcatgctaatcttaataccccccttctcccccacccttatccctccctgcccacccatcctccccagttcctttccctttggtacctgttagtccatttttgggttctgtaattccgctgctgttttgttccttcagtttttcctttgttcctatactcctcagatgagtgaaatcatttggtatttctctttctccacttggcttatttcactgagcataatactctccagctccatccatgttgctgcaaatggttggatttttccacttcttatggctgagtagtattccattgtgtatatgtaccacatcttctttatccattcatctaccgatggacatttaggttgcttccaattcttggctattgtaaatagtgctgcgataaacataggggtgcatctgtctttctcaaacttgattgctgcgttcttagggtaaattcctaggagtggaattcctgggtcaaatggtaggtctgttttgagcattttgatgaacctccatactgctttccacaatggttgaactaatttacattcccaccagcagtgtaggagggttcccctttctccacagcctcgccaacatttgttgttgtttgtcttttgcatggcagctatccttactggtgtgaggtgatacctcattgtagttttaatttgcatttctctgataattagcgatgtggagcatcttttcatgtgtctcttggccatctgtatttcttttttagagaactgtctgttcagttcctctgcccattttttaattgggttatttgttttttgtttgttgaggcgtgtgagctctttatatattctggacgtcaagcctttatcggatgtgtcattttcaaatatattctcccatactgtagggttcctttttgttctattgatggtgtctttcactgtacagaagcttttcagcttaatgtagtcccacttgctcatttttgctgttgttttccttgcccggggagatatgttcaagaagaggtcactcatgtgtatgtctaacaggtttttgcctatgtttttttccaagagtttaatggtttcatgacttacattcaggtctttgatccattttgagtttacctttgtatatggggttagacaatggtccagtttcattctcctacatgtagctgtccagttttgccagcaccatctgttgaagagactgtcattttgccattgtatgtccatggctcctttatcaaatattaattgaccatatatgtttgggttaatgtctggagtctctaatctgttccactggtctgtggctctgttcttgtgccagtaccaaattgtcttgattactatggctttgtagtagagcttgaagttggggagtgagatcccccctactttattcttctttttcaggattgctttggctattcagggtctttggtgtttccatatgaatttttgaattatttgttccaattcattgaagaatgttgctggtaatttgagagggattgcatcaaatctgtatattgctttgggcaggatggccattttgacgatattaattcttcctagccatgagcatgggatgagtttccatttattagtgtcccctttaatttctcttaagagtgatgtcgcgtgccctgtcctcgccggcaagaacagcatgcaacaacagcaggattcttctgcagaaagctttattcttcagctctttgtgaaacaaatgagttgggcaggacccagaggggaaggagaggcttgcttatatagttctcatgctctgacctggttggtgcggctccatatgccttattagcataaccatttggtgggtctcattggtccttatgccaaggcgcaattagcatgtagtttagtggtgtgggatgatttgtcattaggaagttcggggccttccggctgccctgcattgggcgctattttctgagcgcggctgccaacatctcccccttttttgtctaacagaagctcaaggcggaacttgccagcagaggcggagacagaggcctgacctccatcatacttcctgatgccccctttttggagaggggttttgggcatctacccctatgcagtcaggcatgcctctcagaggggtccaagacctcttgcagtgctttgcctcgcatcctctggctggcgttgggaccgcttggtacaaagggtttggaccctttttctcaaccctcttgcaccatgagcttcttaaagaaagctgtgattaagcattgaggtactcgggcctggtgcagtgccacatgggctcagggtgcaagagctacctcaagctaaagccgagcttccttcttaagcatgttgagccacacttggggagaggcgccaatgtctatcgccattagggcttgagcaaggatcaccttgtcctgcttgtgttggttgcggagtctgcataacaaccagagtaagagcatgagacctccaagcaggaacacgcccatcccagccatgcccgcccactccttgatgtgggagagagctctgaggaaccaggaagagagtccttccgctacggagatatctagatgggtggagttgatgtggataatttctcgccgcagctcttctagtgtcccatcgaagtcttgggaccagtttcctgaaagatactgggacaggtctcgtgacagattagctgcccgtgtataatttttatattgaatgctagtgatgcagagggcacgatatttccgctcacatcccaattgggccatttgccagagcacctctatttgttcctccatgagatctatgcgttgattgaggatcattattcctcctttcagtttgccatcaagtgtggactgttggtccagggcagaagctactgaggctgcaaggttattgagctctgtagccgatttgatggaggtgtctaaagctataccagcggcggtggctgcgaccgcggtcacggagatcaggagcactatggcagctgtaacaccgaaatcgcgcctttctcgaaacagagtcatggtgttaggggcgtctacaggaacagggacccaacgggggatgcggactaccaaagcattggtaaagttacgcgcatcccaacactgaaacagaaagcaggtttcattggagcaggagtcaaagctactattggataagataaacagaaatggggggtatacgcatactggagaaggtggaaaaagggaattaggtgactctggacctgattttgctgaacacgtgtagttctcgttgttatgggtcatgatcatgttccagtgtgcgcgcatgtggttattctcgcaccaaaaggtgatattttttacaccgattcccccaccctggagggcggaaaagggggagaggtcggtacacgagccattgactccacacagcatccatttatggaaggggttcatgctcagctgctgacgaaactcgccttcgagcacctttactggccaccaagcctcattggctggccgtccctccatatctggggagatggtaaactcctgcctctcagttgcccacgttactacagttgactgacagtcagtccagggccacagctctccctcatagtcgcccacacaatgggaggcatatttgggttgacgaggcctttcggtggaattgttcctgggagagtgtacaaatgtgccattgatccagagaaccatctggtggatagtcatgttcttataggacgggctcccttccttattaggcccttcaaatttagctgacataacggggaggctactggcctctagaattatgtcactgaaccatccgtatttcctccgtttcagggagatacagccagctagattctgagtggtgaagcataatgacccattagttacgaaggatcggttttctcccaggggagctactagggtgtctttaactaggtagggcaagttcatactagagttggtggtgaaaaagcggggaaaaacggctgcattgaaatggacaggcataggcttaggaaaggcagacaggattccccatctcaatactccctgagtcggggtctccagtgtcaggagcagggtcaggaggtacagcgaagtcatctcctttgtttaggactttcctcgttaggcgctccgggatccagaagggattttcttcaccctgggggaaaacacacacagctcccctggatctgattatgattggatccgggcccttccattggttagataacacgtccttccattttactagttcttgtgggtcttttggccactgattatggcgatccgctgctgtatggccttgagcatccagattcaaaaaatttatagtgaaaagtgctagggctatggcagtttttggtgtggggggtatatcttcaattccccctttttgtttaagtaaataggatttgagcgtgcggttcgcgcgttccacaatcccttgaccctgtgggttgtagggaaggccagtgatatgttttatccccatgtgatgacaaaattgagcaaattttgtagaggtataggctgggccattgtctgttttcagaatctgtggtaacccccatgcgctccaagcctcaaggcagtgctggatgacatgggaagctttctctcctgacaatggggaggcaaagatgactcctgaacaagtatccacggatacatgtacatatttcagtttcccaaaagacgaaatatgcgtcacatccatttgccaaacttgtaaaggcctaatacctctggggttgatcccaacatgaggtgtgggaaggaagctgcagcaatgttggcagctaaggacaatgttcctagcttcggccctggttatgctaaaccgcctgcgcagcgtttcggcagtgacatgaaactgtgtgtggaattttgaagctgtggtgacagggtctagcaggggaaaggctatgcttctggttgcgaggtctgccaggtggttgccttgggtcataggcccgggaaggcctgaatgtgctctgatatgagttatatacaaaggagattgcctatgaagtagtgctgattgtatctgtttgaacaaagtggctactgggctggacgctttaattagcccggccacttctagagatttgactgcattaactacataacaggagtcagacacaatatttaaaggttcaggaaagatttgtaggacctctaagactatgcgacattccactatttgtggagtgtcaggcgtgtagccttttgtcacaacttt is a window encoding:
- the LOC140844837 gene encoding uncharacterized protein, encoding MTSLYLLTLLLTLETPTQGVLRWGILSAFPKPMPVHFNAAVFPRFFTTNSSMNLPYLVKDTLVAPLGENRSFVTNGSLCFTTQNLAGCISLKRRKYGWFSDIILEASSLPVMSAKFEGPNKEGSPSYKNMTIHQMVLWINGTFVHSPRNNSTERPRQPKYASHCVGDYEGELWPWTDCQSTVVTWATERQEFTISPDMEGRPANEAWWPVKVLEGEFRQQLSMNPFHKWMLCGVNGSCTDLSPFSALQGGGIGVKNITFWCENNHMRAHWNMIMTHNNENYTCSAKSGPESPNSLFPPSPVCVYPPFLFILSNSSFDSCSNETCFLFQCWDARNFTNALVVRIPRWVPVPVDAPNTMTLFRERRDFGVTAAIVLLISVTAVAATAAGIALDTSIKSATELNNLAASVASALDQQSTLDGKLKGGIMILNQRIDLMEEQIEVLWQMAQLGCERKYRALCITSIQYKNYTRAANLSRDLSQNLERMEQPNCDAKTERRAVGEEGPFKYSADSAASWATNRPARDRSCCYYEDRYHLALLGAHRFTNHRWAKQDLVLCGSGARPGPGAFWLRPAGQRRQEGDDLFQKGEGRGRTSPRAEPSGPRRFRRAAGKAQAQGAARAARPRGPVGGARGRPGARPPRSPGPSRPRSLGPAQRR